One segment of Castanea sativa cultivar Marrone di Chiusa Pesio chromosome 3, ASM4071231v1 DNA contains the following:
- the LOC142628823 gene encoding uncharacterized protein LOC142628823 — MNLPKKVIHFAWKAAKDMLASKEALRQRHIVVEDGCALCGAPTENILHILWFCAHAKEVWSSSKFSLPFEVGPNWSFLDVMVKLQRSEELRPGLMERFVFVCWGIWKERNVIRTRGRCKLGRITLKNAIGLMDEYQMTNEGPARPATVGPELRKVGLGVLIRDSAGNVITAMSWPLVGPLGALEMEAKAVEIGMRFALDVGIQDAVFESDALEIVNAIQGIVAPCSSILLIVEGIHQLACLFRSCCFSHTKRQGNIPAHILAQFSSSLVSYVAWLETCPSHIEQACFQDISVAPIS; from the exons ATGAACCTTCCCAAGAAAGTAATACATTTCGCGTGGAAGGCGGCCAAGGACATGCTGGCTTCTAAAGAGGCTTTAAGACAGAGACATATTGTGGTGGAAGATGGTTGTGCTCTGTGTGGAGCGCCGACGGAAAACATCCTTCACATTTTATGGTTCTGTGCTCACGCCAAGGAAGTGTGGAGCTCGAGTAAGTTTTCTCTTCCTTTCGAAGTTGGTCCCAACTGGAGCTTCTTGGACGTTATGGTGAAGCTTCAAAGATCTGAGGAGTTGCGGCCTGGCCTGATGGAGcgttttgtgtttgtgtgttggGGAATTTGGAAAGAAAGGAATGTCATTCGCACTAGGGGAAGGTGCAAACTTGGAAGAATCACGCTGAAGAACGCTATCGGATTAATGGATGAGTACCAGATGACCAATGAGGGGCCGGCGCGGCCAGCCACGGTGGGCCCGGAACTG agGAAGGTGGGTCTGGGTGTTTTAATCCGTGATAGTGCTGGCAACGTGATTACTGCCATGAGCTGGCCTTTGGTGGGCCCCCTTGGTGCACTCGAGATGGAAGCCAAAGCCGTGGAGATTGGAATGCGTTTTGCTCTTGATGTGGGCATCCAAGATGCAGTGTTTGAGTCGGATGCGCTGGAGATTGTCAATGCAATCCAGGGGATTGTGGCGCCATGTTCCTCGATCTTGCTCATTGTGGAGGGCATTCATCAGCTCGCTTGCCTGTTCAGATCTTGTTGTTTCTCCCACACTAAAAGACAGGGAAATATCCCTGCTCATATATTAGCTCAGTTCTCAAGCTCTCTAGTCAGCTACGTTGCATGGCTTGAAACATGCCCGAGCCATATTGAACAAGCTTGTTTTCAAGATATCTCTGTAGCTCCTATTTCCTAA